One Burkholderia sp. 9120 DNA window includes the following coding sequences:
- a CDS encoding DUF2950 domain-containing protein: protein MMRLSPRGALRAHLATLAAEFGTAGTLLMASALLMGAPAAHAQAVYPSADDAANAFVDALSRNDEGALKHVLGSDYHRFIPTEGIGQDDIYEFLGAWSKGHQIVDDPATGNGHPTAHLAVGDSGWTLPIPLVQAAHGWRFDPPAARNEMLTRRIGRNERAAIQTSLAYLDAQNDYHNLTQRYAERFVSTAGQHDGLYWATAPGETESPLGPLAATMPNGTLPKEAYHGYHYRILTAQGAHAKGGAQNYVVNGSMTGGFGLIASPAEYGKTGVMSFIVNQDGQVYQKNLGPQTARAAAAIRAFDPDDSWQAVQQP, encoded by the coding sequence TTGCTGATGGGCGCGCCGGCCGCGCACGCTCAAGCGGTCTACCCCAGCGCCGACGACGCCGCCAACGCGTTCGTCGACGCCCTCTCGCGTAACGACGAAGGGGCGCTCAAACACGTGCTCGGCAGCGACTACCATCGCTTCATTCCAACCGAAGGCATTGGCCAGGACGATATCTACGAGTTCCTCGGCGCATGGTCGAAGGGTCACCAGATCGTCGACGACCCGGCCACCGGCAACGGCCACCCGACCGCGCATCTGGCTGTCGGTGACAGCGGCTGGACCCTGCCGATTCCGCTCGTGCAGGCCGCGCACGGCTGGCGCTTCGATCCGCCCGCGGCGCGCAACGAGATGCTGACGCGCCGCATCGGCCGTAACGAGCGCGCGGCGATCCAGACCTCGCTCGCCTATCTCGACGCGCAAAACGATTATCACAACCTGACGCAGCGCTACGCCGAGCGCTTCGTCAGTACGGCGGGACAGCACGACGGCCTGTACTGGGCGACGGCGCCCGGCGAAACGGAAAGCCCGCTCGGCCCGCTCGCCGCGACGATGCCTAACGGCACGCTGCCCAAAGAGGCCTATCACGGCTATCACTACCGGATCCTGACCGCGCAGGGCGCGCACGCGAAGGGTGGCGCGCAGAACTATGTGGTGAACGGATCGATGACCGGCGGGTTCGGGCTGATCGCGTCGCCGGCCGAGTATGGCAAAACGGGCGTGATGAGCTTTATCGTCAATCAGGACGGTCAGGTTTATCAGAAGAACCTCGGTCCGCAGACCGCACGAGCCGCGGCCGCGATCCGGGCGTTCGATCCGGACGATAGCTGGCAGGCGGTGCAGCAGCCTTAG
- the folD gene encoding bifunctional methylenetetrahydrofolate dehydrogenase/methenyltetrahydrofolate cyclohydrolase FolD, translating into MTAKLIDGLALSQTLRADVATRAAALTARGHQPGLAVVLVGDNPASEVYVRNKIKACHDNGLGSSFDRYPADLPEADLLARIDELNRDPRIHGILVQLPLPKHIDSHKVIETIAPEKDVDGFHVANAGALMTGQPLFRPCTPYGVMKMLAAYEIPLQGANAVVIGRSNIVGKPMALLLLEAGATVTICHSKTRDLAAHTRNADVVVAATGLRNILTAEMVKPGAAVIDVGMNRDENGKLCGDVDFAGVKEVAGYITPVPGGVGPMTITMLLVNTIEAAEREAAANA; encoded by the coding sequence ATGACAGCCAAACTGATCGACGGCCTAGCCCTTTCCCAGACCCTGCGCGCCGACGTCGCCACGCGCGCCGCCGCGTTGACCGCTCGCGGCCATCAACCGGGCCTAGCCGTGGTGCTGGTCGGCGACAACCCGGCTAGCGAAGTGTATGTGCGCAACAAGATCAAGGCCTGCCACGACAACGGCCTCGGTTCGTCGTTCGACCGTTATCCGGCCGATCTGCCGGAAGCCGATCTGCTCGCACGCATCGACGAACTGAACCGCGACCCGCGCATTCACGGCATTCTGGTGCAACTGCCGTTGCCGAAGCATATCGACAGCCACAAGGTGATCGAGACGATCGCGCCGGAGAAAGACGTGGACGGCTTTCACGTCGCCAATGCCGGCGCGTTGATGACCGGCCAGCCGCTGTTCCGTCCGTGCACGCCCTACGGCGTGATGAAAATGCTCGCCGCCTACGAAATTCCGCTGCAAGGCGCGAACGCGGTGGTGATCGGCCGCTCGAACATCGTCGGCAAGCCAATGGCGCTGCTGTTGCTCGAAGCCGGCGCAACCGTCACGATCTGCCATAGCAAGACGCGCGATCTGGCCGCCCATACGCGCAATGCCGACGTGGTGGTCGCCGCCACCGGCCTGCGCAACATTCTGACGGCGGAGATGGTCAAGCCGGGCGCGGCGGTGATCGACGTCGGCATGAATCGCGACGAAAACGGCAAGCTGTGCGGCGACGTCGATTTCGCGGGCGTCAAGGAAGTGGCCGGCTACATCACGCCGGTGCCGGGCGGCGTCGGCCCGATGACCATCACGATGCTGCTGGTCAATACGATCGAAGCCGCCGAGCGCGAAGCGGCCGCGAACGCATAA
- a CDS encoding acyltransferase, protein MNPLSHALSRNGNNFDLVRLLAAVAVVYGHSYLLQAPDGTTDWIQNALGFDGFGALGVYAFFLLSGMLVTASFDRQRSVPRFAALRIARLWPAVALGSLVTVFIIGPLFTTLPLRDYFASGMTWTNLDNFSTIVLKTGWALPGVFEHNRFPVDICGPLWTLPLEVRCYLIVLVTGLLGLLSSARGVALAAALGCAAFVLRVHVPHLQIGLRDFSETPGGYSFWPEPFFMLGMLLYGWRERIDISGLTALGLMMVFLVFRDTAGAQPLFYLAFVYGVLWVGTTPLLRRLVPRHDYSYGIYLYGFMVQQCIANIAPQLSHVTAVLIAAPLILLCAALSWHCVERPVLKWCRARLARREAPLATGMAAGDQAG, encoded by the coding sequence ATGAACCCGCTTTCGCACGCTCTATCGCGCAACGGCAACAACTTCGACCTCGTGCGGCTTCTGGCCGCCGTGGCCGTCGTGTATGGCCACTCGTATCTGCTGCAGGCGCCCGACGGCACCACGGACTGGATCCAGAACGCGCTCGGTTTCGACGGTTTCGGCGCGCTCGGCGTGTATGCGTTTTTCCTGCTGAGCGGCATGCTGGTGACCGCGAGCTTCGACCGGCAGCGCTCGGTGCCGCGCTTCGCGGCGTTGCGCATCGCGCGTTTGTGGCCGGCGGTGGCGCTGGGCTCGCTGGTGACGGTGTTCATCATCGGGCCGTTATTCACCACGCTGCCGCTGCGCGACTATTTCGCGTCGGGCATGACGTGGACCAACCTCGACAACTTCTCGACCATCGTGCTGAAAACCGGCTGGGCGCTGCCCGGCGTGTTCGAGCACAACCGCTTTCCCGTCGACATCTGCGGCCCGCTGTGGACGCTGCCGCTCGAAGTGCGCTGCTACCTGATCGTGCTCGTGACCGGCCTGCTGGGACTGCTGTCCAGCGCGCGCGGCGTGGCGCTGGCGGCGGCGCTGGGTTGCGCGGCGTTCGTGCTGCGTGTGCATGTGCCGCATCTGCAGATCGGGCTGCGCGATTTCAGTGAAACGCCCGGCGGCTATTCGTTCTGGCCGGAGCCGTTCTTCATGCTGGGAATGCTGCTCTACGGCTGGCGCGAACGGATCGACATTAGCGGCCTGACGGCGCTTGGGCTGATGATGGTGTTTCTCGTGTTCCGCGATACGGCCGGCGCGCAGCCGCTGTTCTATCTGGCCTTCGTGTACGGCGTGCTGTGGGTCGGCACGACGCCGTTGCTGCGCCGCCTGGTGCCGCGCCACGATTACTCGTATGGGATCTATCTGTACGGCTTCATGGTTCAGCAATGCATTGCGAATATCGCGCCGCAGTTGAGCCATGTGACGGCGGTGCTGATCGCCGCGCCGCTGATCCTGCTGTGCGCGGCGCTGTCGTGGCACTGCGTGGAGCGGCCGGTGCTGAAGTGGTGCCGCGCAAGGCTTGCGCGCCGTGAGGCGCCGCTTGCCACGGGCATGGCGGCGGGGGATCAGGCGGGGTGA
- a CDS encoding M3 family metallopeptidase, with the protein MSTTPSKHDNPLLDFSDLPRFGDIRPEHVTPALDVLLADAAAAVERAAQPITPASWADVVEPVERATEPLARAWGVVGHLNAVADTPELRAAYGENLPRVTEFWSSVGQNLALYEKYKTLHASSDFASLTGERKKILGNALRDFRLSGAELPEDQKPHFAELQERQAGLSKAFSDHVLDATNAYAYLVEEGATEQLAGLPEDVIEGAKEAAERDGKTGYKFTLHFPSYFPVMQYSENRPMRETMYRAYVTRASELGPQYGGGKAEWDNTAVLADQLKLRAEEAHMLGYNNFAEVSLAPKMAESPAQVMAFLEDLATRARPHAEQDWKELREFAANELGMSELQPWDMTFAAERLRQKRYSFSENEVKQYFPEDTVFKGLFKVTETLFGVRIRRDEAAVWHPDVRFFRVENQDGGLVAQFYLDLYAREGKRGGAWMDDARGRHRHAQGGLQTPVAYLTCNFSAPVGGKPACFTHDEVITLFHEFGHGLHHMLTRVDELGVSGINGVEWDAVELPSQFMENFCWEWDVLSDMTSHVDTAKPLPRDLFDKMLAAKNFQSGLGTLRQIVFSMFDMQLHTGFDASGTQNATELASEINERFHVVPQAAFSRWPNTFSHIFAGGYAAGYYSYKWAEVLSADAYAAFEEAAQAASGSVLDQATGMRYRKEILEVGGSRPAMESFKAFRGREPNIDALLRHSGMAPGAEH; encoded by the coding sequence ATGTCCACTACCCCCTCGAAGCACGACAATCCGCTCCTCGATTTCTCCGACCTGCCGCGTTTTGGCGACATCCGCCCCGAACACGTCACGCCCGCACTCGACGTGTTGCTCGCCGACGCGGCCGCCGCCGTCGAACGCGCCGCGCAGCCGATCACCCCCGCTTCGTGGGCCGACGTGGTCGAACCGGTCGAGCGCGCCACCGAACCGCTGGCGCGCGCCTGGGGCGTGGTCGGCCATCTGAACGCCGTCGCCGATACGCCTGAGTTGCGCGCCGCGTACGGCGAGAACCTGCCGCGCGTCACCGAATTCTGGTCGAGCGTCGGTCAGAACCTGGCGCTGTACGAGAAATACAAGACCTTGCACGCCAGCAGCGACTTCGCGTCGCTGACCGGCGAGCGCAAGAAAATTCTCGGCAATGCGCTGCGCGATTTCCGTCTGTCCGGCGCGGAACTGCCGGAAGACCAGAAGCCGCATTTCGCCGAATTGCAGGAACGCCAGGCCGGGCTGTCGAAAGCGTTCTCCGACCACGTGCTCGACGCGACCAACGCTTACGCGTATCTCGTCGAAGAAGGCGCCACCGAGCAACTGGCCGGCCTGCCGGAAGACGTGATCGAAGGCGCGAAAGAAGCCGCCGAACGCGACGGCAAAACCGGCTACAAATTCACGCTGCACTTTCCGTCGTATTTCCCGGTGATGCAGTACTCGGAAAATCGTCCGATGCGCGAAACGATGTATCGCGCCTACGTGACGCGCGCGTCCGAACTCGGGCCGCAATACGGCGGCGGCAAAGCGGAGTGGGACAACACCGCCGTGCTCGCCGACCAGTTGAAGCTGCGCGCGGAAGAAGCGCACATGCTCGGCTACAACAACTTCGCCGAAGTCTCGCTCGCGCCGAAAATGGCCGAGTCGCCCGCGCAGGTCATGGCCTTCCTCGAAGACCTCGCCACGCGCGCGCGTCCGCATGCCGAACAGGACTGGAAAGAGCTGCGCGAATTCGCCGCGAACGAACTCGGCATGAGCGAGTTGCAGCCGTGGGACATGACGTTCGCCGCCGAACGTCTGCGTCAGAAGCGCTATTCGTTCTCCGAGAACGAGGTCAAGCAGTACTTCCCGGAAGACACGGTGTTCAAGGGCCTCTTCAAGGTCACGGAAACGCTGTTCGGCGTGCGCATCCGTCGCGACGAAGCGGCCGTGTGGCATCCGGACGTGCGCTTTTTCCGCGTCGAGAATCAGGACGGCGGGCTGGTCGCGCAGTTCTACCTCGATCTGTACGCACGCGAAGGCAAACGCGGCGGCGCCTGGATGGACGACGCGCGCGGCCGTCACCGGCACGCGCAAGGCGGCCTGCAGACGCCGGTCGCGTATCTGACCTGTAACTTCTCGGCGCCGGTCGGCGGCAAGCCCGCCTGCTTCACGCACGACGAAGTCATCACGCTGTTCCACGAGTTCGGCCATGGTTTGCATCACATGCTCACACGTGTCGACGAGCTGGGCGTGTCGGGCATCAATGGCGTGGAGTGGGACGCGGTCGAACTGCCGTCGCAATTCATGGAGAACTTCTGCTGGGAGTGGGACGTGTTGAGCGACATGACCTCGCACGTCGACACCGCCAAGCCGCTGCCGCGCGATCTGTTCGACAAGATGCTGGCCGCGAAGAACTTCCAGAGCGGCTTGGGCACGTTGCGCCAGATTGTGTTCTCAATGTTCGACATGCAACTGCATACCGGTTTCGATGCGTCCGGCACACAGAACGCCACCGAACTCGCAAGCGAGATCAACGAGCGTTTCCACGTGGTGCCGCAGGCTGCATTCTCGCGTTGGCCGAATACGTTCAGCCATATTTTCGCGGGCGGTTACGCAGCGGGCTACTACAGCTACAAGTGGGCCGAAGTGCTGTCGGCGGACGCGTACGCCGCGTTCGAAGAAGCGGCGCAAGCTGCGAGCGGCAGCGTGCTCGATCAGGCAACCGGCATGCGTTATCGCAAGGAGATTCTGGAGGTGGGCGGCAGCCGTCCGGCGATGGAATCGTTCAAGGCGTTCCGCGGGCGGGAGCCGAATATCGACGCGCTGCTGCGTCATAGCGGCATGGCGCCTGGCGCGGAGCATTGA
- a CDS encoding amidohydrolase family protein yields MDLIIRRATLPPGAAPQHKHTVDIGIEAGRIVAVEPNLAANAAEEIDAAGSLVTPPFVDPHFHMDATLSYGLPRVNASGTLLEGIALWGELKPDLTQEALIERALQYCDWAVARGLLAIRSHVDVCDPRLLAVEALVEVKRRVAPYLDLQLVAFPQDGVLRSAGAFENLKRAIAMGVDVVGGIPHFERTMADGAQSVRLLCEYAAEQGLRVDMHCDESDDPMSRHIETLAAETHRLGLQGRVTGSHLTSMHSMDNYYVSKLLPLMREAGVAAIANPLINITLQGRSDTYPKRRGMTRVPEMMAAGITVAFGHDCVMDPWYSLGSGDMLDVAHMGLHVAQMTGVDGMQKCFDAVTVNAARILGLEGYGVAPGCAANLVLLDARDPVEAIRLRAARLAVVSRGKVVSRAPAARAALSLEGRPEQVDFKLHRG; encoded by the coding sequence ATGGATCTGATCATCCGCCGCGCGACGCTGCCGCCGGGCGCCGCGCCGCAGCACAAGCACACGGTCGACATCGGCATCGAAGCGGGCCGTATCGTCGCCGTCGAGCCGAATCTGGCCGCCAACGCCGCCGAAGAAATCGACGCCGCCGGCTCGCTCGTCACGCCGCCGTTCGTCGATCCGCACTTCCACATGGACGCGACGCTGTCGTACGGTTTGCCGCGCGTGAACGCGTCGGGCACCTTGCTCGAAGGCATCGCGCTGTGGGGCGAGCTGAAGCCGGACCTGACGCAGGAAGCGTTGATCGAACGCGCGCTGCAGTATTGCGATTGGGCCGTCGCGCGCGGGCTGCTGGCGATCCGCAGTCACGTCGACGTGTGCGATCCGCGCCTGCTCGCCGTCGAGGCGCTGGTCGAAGTGAAACGCCGCGTCGCGCCGTATCTCGACCTGCAACTCGTGGCCTTTCCGCAAGACGGCGTGCTGCGCAGCGCGGGCGCGTTCGAGAACCTGAAACGTGCGATCGCGATGGGCGTCGACGTGGTCGGCGGTATTCCGCATTTCGAGCGCACCATGGCCGACGGCGCACAGTCCGTGCGGCTGCTGTGCGAATACGCGGCGGAGCAGGGCCTGCGCGTCGACATGCATTGCGATGAATCCGACGACCCGATGTCGCGCCATATCGAAACGCTCGCCGCCGAAACGCACCGGCTCGGTTTGCAAGGGCGCGTGACCGGCTCGCATCTGACGTCGATGCATTCCATGGACAACTACTACGTCAGCAAACTGCTGCCGCTGATGCGCGAAGCGGGCGTTGCCGCGATCGCGAATCCGCTGATCAACATCACGCTGCAAGGCCGCAGCGACACGTATCCGAAGCGGCGCGGCATGACGCGCGTGCCGGAGATGATGGCCGCCGGCATCACGGTCGCGTTCGGCCACGATTGCGTGATGGACCCGTGGTACAGCCTCGGCTCGGGCGACATGCTCGACGTCGCGCACATGGGCCTGCACGTCGCGCAGATGACAGGCGTCGACGGCATGCAGAAGTGCTTCGACGCGGTCACGGTGAATGCGGCGCGCATTCTCGGTCTGGAGGGTTACGGCGTCGCACCGGGATGCGCGGCGAATCTTGTACTGCTCGATGCGCGCGATCCGGTCGAGGCGATCCGCTTGCGCGCCGCGCGGCTCGCGGTGGTGAGCCGCGGCAAGGTGGTGAGCCGTGCGCCCGCTGCGCGTGCGGCGTTGTCGCTCGAAGGGCGGCCTGAGCAGGTGGACTTCAAGCTGCACCGCGGCTAG
- a CDS encoding aspartate/glutamate racemase family protein produces MKTIGVIGGMSWESSAEYYKLINRYTKARLGGHHNARSLMVTVDFAPIEALQRAGDWPALGEQLADAARQLERGGAELVILATNTMHRVCEAIEQAIDVPFLHIADPTGAALRAAGIERVGLLGTRYTMEQTFYTGRLRERHGLDTLVPDEAERADVHRIIYDELCHGTVKDDSRAVYQRVIETLAARGAQAVILGCTEISLLIKPEDSVLPVFDTTALHAQAAVEWAIDAA; encoded by the coding sequence ATGAAAACGATCGGTGTGATCGGCGGGATGAGTTGGGAATCGTCCGCCGAGTACTACAAGCTTATCAACCGCTACACGAAAGCACGCCTGGGCGGCCACCACAACGCGCGCAGCCTGATGGTCACGGTCGACTTCGCGCCGATCGAAGCACTGCAGCGCGCGGGCGACTGGCCTGCGCTCGGCGAGCAACTGGCCGATGCCGCGCGCCAGCTCGAACGCGGCGGCGCCGAACTCGTGATACTCGCGACCAACACGATGCATCGCGTATGCGAAGCGATCGAGCAGGCAATCGACGTGCCGTTCCTGCACATCGCCGATCCGACCGGCGCTGCATTGCGTGCCGCGGGCATCGAGCGGGTCGGTTTGCTCGGCACACGCTATACGATGGAACAAACGTTTTACACCGGCCGCCTGCGCGAGCGTCACGGGCTCGACACGCTGGTGCCCGATGAGGCCGAACGCGCGGACGTGCATCGCATCATTTACGACGAGCTGTGCCACGGCACAGTGAAGGACGATTCGCGCGCGGTGTATCAGCGTGTGATCGAAACGCTGGCCGCGCGTGGCGCGCAAGCGGTGATTCTCGGCTGCACCGAGATCTCGTTGCTGATCAAACCGGAAGATTCTGTGTTGCCCGTGTTCGATACCACGGCGCTGCATGCGCAGGCGGCGGTGGAATGGGCGATTGATGCAGCGTAG
- the xth gene encoding exodeoxyribonuclease III, with amino-acid sequence MKIATWNVNSLKVRQQHVIDWLEASGTDVLCLQELKLTDDKFPRAELEEKGYRSWFAGQKTYNGVGIVVRAGLNVDEDSVVRNIPGFEDPQQRVIAATIEGVRIVSAYFPNGQAPGTDKFAYKLRWLAALHDWVASEMALYPKFALLGDYNIAPEDRDVHDPKAWEGQNLVSPEERAEFVRLIALGLTDAFRQFEQPEKIYSWWDYRMMAFRRNAGMRIDHILLSKALADICTSCEVDKVPRKWEQPSDHAPVVAQLG; translated from the coding sequence ATGAAAATCGCAACGTGGAACGTCAACTCCCTGAAAGTGCGTCAGCAACACGTGATCGACTGGCTCGAAGCCAGCGGCACCGACGTGCTGTGCCTGCAGGAACTGAAACTGACCGACGACAAATTCCCGCGCGCCGAACTCGAAGAGAAAGGCTACCGAAGCTGGTTCGCCGGCCAGAAGACCTATAACGGCGTCGGCATCGTGGTGCGTGCGGGCCTGAACGTCGACGAAGACAGTGTGGTGCGCAACATTCCTGGCTTTGAAGATCCGCAGCAGCGCGTGATTGCCGCGACGATCGAAGGCGTGCGCATCGTCTCCGCCTATTTCCCGAACGGCCAGGCGCCGGGCACCGACAAATTCGCGTACAAGCTGCGCTGGCTCGCCGCGCTGCACGACTGGGTCGCGAGCGAGATGGCGCTGTATCCGAAGTTCGCGCTGCTCGGCGACTACAACATCGCGCCCGAAGATCGCGACGTGCATGATCCGAAAGCGTGGGAAGGCCAGAATCTGGTGTCGCCCGAAGAACGCGCCGAGTTCGTGCGGCTGATCGCGCTCGGTCTCACCGACGCGTTCCGTCAGTTCGAGCAGCCGGAGAAGATCTACTCGTGGTGGGACTACCGGATGATGGCGTTCCGCCGCAACGCGGGAATGCGTATCGACCATATTCTGCTGTCGAAGGCGCTCGCGGATATCTGTACCTCGTGCGAAGTCGACAAGGTGCCGCGCAAGTGGGAACAGCCGTCGGATCACGCGCCGGTGGTGGCCCAACTCGGTTGA
- a CDS encoding prolyl oligopeptidase family serine peptidase, whose amino-acid sequence MPASPASFSWPLSPDPFLSLEDLDDPDALAWVERQNARTRAAWCDSAEFEALKQQLADAYLPRERPVIPDRWKDWAYDLWQDERNPKGIWRRTTWAAWRSGAPVWQTLLDFDALGAAEGTPWVCVELDILYPDGDRALITLSPGGSDALVVREFDIDAQQFVDGGFAIAKAGKHTASWIDRDTLYVGWDNGRKTLTRSGYPREVRRWTRGTVLADAPVVFKAAFGDIGVEAHYDPIEQRHTVASSVDFFYSHTYYLDSAGAPNVWHRFEVPSHVGVGGWHGWLLLEPRLDWDCNGVHHPGGSLLAIREDAFLRGEREVVPLFTPTPLTSACEWTHTRNHLIVSYLDDVQNRTLLWTPSQHSDQTWHWAQRLFPSHDDTQADVSPVEPTLNDEVFVDTDDYLQPPAYWLTDLTRENLSEWELLDRWPTQFDATQYAVTRGHAVSADGTRVPYTVIGPRDGQPSLRPCLLSGYGGFAIPLLPSYLTGQGIGWLARGGVYVVAHIRGGGEFGTRWHTEAQGAQRQRAFDDFLAVAEALVASGVTSAAQLGIQGGSNGGLLVAACMVQRPELFGAVVCEVPLLDMSRYHLLHAGASWIDEYGDPDEPDEARVLAAYSPYHRVSAEAVYPPVLFTTSTADDRVHPGHARKMAARMQAQGHERVWYRENTEGGHGGSDELEQAEHDAMVFEFLWRTLSGASAAR is encoded by the coding sequence ATGCCCGCTTCCCCCGCTTCTTTCTCCTGGCCGCTTTCCCCCGATCCTTTCCTGTCGCTCGAAGACCTCGACGATCCCGACGCTCTCGCCTGGGTCGAGCGGCAAAACGCGCGCACGCGCGCCGCGTGGTGCGATAGCGCCGAATTCGAAGCGCTCAAACAGCAACTCGCCGACGCCTATCTGCCGCGCGAACGTCCGGTGATTCCCGATCGCTGGAAGGATTGGGCGTACGACCTCTGGCAGGACGAACGCAACCCTAAAGGCATCTGGCGACGCACCACATGGGCGGCCTGGCGCAGCGGCGCGCCCGTCTGGCAGACCCTGCTCGACTTCGACGCGCTCGGCGCCGCCGAAGGCACGCCATGGGTCTGCGTTGAACTCGACATTCTTTATCCCGATGGCGACCGCGCGTTGATCACGCTGTCGCCGGGCGGCTCGGATGCGCTGGTGGTGCGCGAGTTCGATATCGACGCGCAGCAGTTTGTCGACGGCGGTTTCGCGATCGCGAAGGCCGGCAAGCACACGGCGTCGTGGATCGATCGGGACACGCTTTACGTCGGTTGGGACAACGGCCGCAAGACGCTGACGCGCTCCGGCTATCCGCGCGAGGTGCGGCGCTGGACCCGCGGCACAGTACTGGCCGATGCGCCCGTCGTCTTCAAGGCCGCGTTCGGCGATATCGGCGTGGAAGCGCATTACGATCCGATCGAACAACGCCACACAGTGGCGAGCAGCGTCGATTTCTTCTACTCGCACACGTATTACCTCGACAGCGCCGGGGCGCCCAATGTGTGGCATCGATTCGAGGTGCCGTCGCACGTCGGGGTCGGCGGCTGGCACGGCTGGCTGCTGCTCGAACCGCGCCTCGATTGGGATTGCAACGGCGTGCATCATCCGGGCGGTTCGTTGCTGGCCATTCGCGAGGACGCGTTTCTGCGCGGCGAGCGCGAGGTCGTGCCGTTGTTCACGCCGACGCCGCTCACGTCGGCCTGCGAGTGGACGCACACGCGCAACCATCTGATCGTCTCGTATCTGGACGACGTGCAGAACCGGACGCTGTTGTGGACGCCGTCGCAGCACAGCGATCAAACGTGGCATTGGGCACAACGTCTTTTCCCATCGCACGACGATACGCAAGCCGACGTTTCACCGGTTGAGCCGACCCTCAACGACGAAGTGTTCGTCGACACCGACGACTATCTGCAACCGCCGGCCTACTGGCTCACCGACCTCACGCGCGAGAACCTGAGCGAATGGGAATTGCTCGACCGCTGGCCGACGCAATTCGACGCCACGCAGTACGCCGTGACGCGCGGCCATGCGGTCTCCGCGGATGGCACGCGCGTGCCGTACACCGTGATCGGTCCGCGTGACGGGCAACCGTCGCTTCGCCCCTGTCTGCTGAGCGGCTACGGCGGCTTCGCGATTCCGTTGCTGCCGAGCTATCTGACCGGGCAGGGCATCGGCTGGCTGGCGCGCGGCGGCGTGTACGTGGTCGCGCATATTCGCGGCGGCGGCGAGTTCGGCACGCGCTGGCATACGGAAGCGCAGGGCGCGCAGCGCCAGCGCGCATTCGACGATTTTCTGGCGGTGGCCGAAGCGCTCGTCGCCAGCGGCGTGACGAGCGCCGCGCAACTGGGCATTCAAGGCGGCAGCAACGGCGGCTTGCTGGTGGCGGCGTGCATGGTGCAGCGTCCCGAACTGTTCGGCGCGGTGGTCTGCGAAGTGCCGTTGCTCGATATGAGCCGCTATCACCTGCTGCACGCGGGCGCGTCGTGGATCGACGAATACGGCGACCCTGACGAGCCCGACGAAGCGCGCGTGCTGGCCGCGTATTCGCCGTATCACCGCGTATCGGCGGAGGCGGTGTACCCGCCGGTGCTGTTCACCACCTCGACGGCCGATGACCGTGTGCATCCCGGACACGCGCGCAAGATGGCCGCGCGCATGCAGGCGCAGGGACATGAGCGCGTCTGGTATCGGGAGAATACGGAGGGCGGCCACGGCGGCTCCGATGAGCTGGAGCAGGCCGAGCACGATGCGATGGTGTTCGAGTTTCTGTGGCGGACGTTGAGCGGTGCGTCGGCGGCGCGATAA